In Pelagibaculum spongiae, the genomic stretch GCGTACTGGCGGTATATTTTTCTAGCGCACGGGCAATAGCAACGCCAACCACTAAACTCAGCAAGCCTAGCCGCATTGGTGGTAAATAAAAACGCCAAGCTACTGAAAACATCAAGTTACTACAAGGTGGCGACTGCCAAACTTTTCCTCGACGACCTCTGCCAGAGAACTGGTATTCGACTATTCTTGCTACAGCATGAGTATCCGGCTGCTTACGGCACAACTCAACTAAATCTTGATTGGTTGATTCCGTAGCAAAATCCAAACTGACTGCCAGCGGGCAATTATCTTTAGCAAGTTGCTGCTCAATCACCGCTTGGTTTAGCAACTGCAGCGAATGCTTTAGTCGGTAACCCCGGCCCTTGACTCGATCAATTAATAAGCCTGTTTCCAGTAAAAATTGGATATCTTTCCAGATCACAGCGCGTGACACGCCTAGCTCAGCGCCCAGGCTTTCGCCAGAATGAAATTTGCCATCATCCAACAATGTCAGCAGAGGTTTAAGTCGTTCCAGTTGCGCCACAAATAATCTCCTATCAACTCGCAAAACATTATATCGCGGTTTGTTTCCAGGACGCTTTTTCAAATACCCCTAAAACAACTATTTATTTTTGAGAACGGCTTTTTAAGAGTGCTGGCGAACGCAGTAATATCGAGCTCGGCATCAACCGCTGAGCTAGAAAAGGATTTCCTAAGAACAACAGACAAGGAGGTAAAGCAGGGATTTAAGCTCAAATGGCGGAATTAATACTAAGCCATTCACTGCTGCCAGGCGGGAGAACGCTAATGTCATTTAAATCGTCAGTAGGCTCTGA encodes the following:
- a CDS encoding biotin--[acetyl-CoA-carboxylase] ligase; amino-acid sequence: MAQLERLKPLLTLLDDGKFHSGESLGAELGVSRAVIWKDIQFLLETGLLIDRVKGRGYRLKHSLQLLNQAVIEQQLAKDNCPLAVSLDFATESTNQDLVELCRKQPDTHAVARIVEYQFSGRGRRGKVWQSPPCSNLMFSVAWRFYLPPMRLGLLSLVVGVAIARALEKYTASTLQLKWPNDLLLNDKKLAGILVELPKISEDETSAVIGVGVNLLVDDKVAKHIDQPWSSLSDISSKPIDRNQLQVDLLSELVRVISNEACWSEEIASFWKHRDWLQGKRIDIKSGERIETGLALGINEAGGLMVATEKGEKAVYAGEVSVRRTQ